GTGAATGCTGCAATGGCTACTACCATTTTACATGAGAGGTTTAACCCCGATTATGTAATAAATACAGGATCTGCTGGGGGATTTGATGAAAATCTTGAAATTGGGGATATCGTTGTTTCCTCCCAGGTCGTACATCATGATGTAGATGTAACCGCCTTTGATTATGCATATGGACAAGTTCCAGGTATGCCGGCTATGTTTGCTGCAGATTCACAACTCGCAGCACTAGCAACGAATGCAGTTAAATCACTGGCTATTTCATCCAAAGAAGGAATTATTGCAACAGCAGACACTTTTATGGCAAATCCGGGCCATGTAAAGCGTATTAAAGAAAAGTTTCCTGCAATGATTGCTGCTGAAATGGAAGCGGCGGCTGTTGCTCAGGTATGCCATCAATATAATAAACCGTTTGTCGTGATTCGCGCACTTTCCGATATTGCTGGGAAAGAATCAACCGTATCATTTGATGCATTTATTGATACAGCAGCGAAAAATGCAGCGACTTTAATAATCAAGATGATAAAAGAACTTTAACTTTTCATCATATAAAATCCCTCCATTTCATGGTACGATCCATGATGGAGGGATTTTAAATGTATAAATGAATGTGTGATTGTGCCTGATTAACCTTTCCTTCTCTTTGGATTTTCTTGTTTAAAGTACTCATGAAACACCTTCATCAACGCTCGTTTTTCAATTCGTGACACATAACTTCTGGATATATTTAACTTTTTTGCTATTTCGCGTTGTGTCATTTCTTGATAATTGTTTAAACCATAGCGAAATATAATTACTTCCCTTTCTCTTTCGTCTAGGATTGAAAAGTATTTCTTCATTTTGTCAAGTTCCATATGTAATTGAATGTACTCAATTACATCCTCCGACTCCGCCTCTAGAATGTCGATTAGGCTTATTTCATTCCCTTCTTTATCTTGCCCAATGGGATCATGTAAAGAAACATCCTTCTTAACTTTCTTCAAGGCCCTTAAGTGCATAAGAATTTCATTTTCGATACAACGAGCTGCATAGGTAGCTAATTTAGTTCCTTTATCTGGTGAAAAGCTCTCAATTCCCTTAATTAGCCCGATTGTTCCGATTGAAATTAAATCCTCCATATCCTCACCGGTATTTTCAAACTTTTTTACGATGTGTGCAACTAGCCGAAGATTATGTTCGATAAGTTTGTTCCTTGCATTCTCATCCCCATTCTGCATTTCTTTTATATATTTGGCTTCTTCATCAGGTGGAAGGGGTTGAGGAAAGGCGTGGTTTTTTACGTAAGATACAAAAAAGAGGGTTTCTTTTATTAGTAAGGCAAGAACGCTTAAAATACTCGACAAATTATACACCTCCTGAAGTTTCCGCTAGGCATTGGCCCATAATTCATCTATATGACCAAGAAGGTGTATTTGTGTATGTCCTAATTAATTACATTAAAAAAAGTGACCCCGCATGTATCAAGGTCACGTTTCACCATTGTTTTGTTTTTTTCTTTTTTTAATCGTTTCTTCAAGCTCATCTGTACGCTCATATATTACAGGTTTAACCCCATTCCGGTGTGCTGCACGGGAAATCATATGCCCTGATACAGGTGCGGTTAATAAAGTGAATACAATGGCCAGCAGAAGTTTACCGCTAACTATAGATTCAGATGCATATAAAAATAGAAACGCACCAATCAATATTCCTGCAATCCCCAAAGTTGAAGCTTTAGTAGCTGCATGCAGCCTAGTATAAATATCGGGAAATCGGACAATCCCTATCGCACTGGATAGAAGAAAGAATGTCCCCGATAAAATAAAAAAGGAGGTAAGGAAAAATAGGATGATTCTACTCCATGTCTCGATCAATGATAACACCCTTTTCAAGAAATTTTGCAATTGCCAGCGTACCAATAAATAAAAGAATTCCGATTAGCAGAATAACATCATTAAAATTGGTAGAAGCGAGAACGATGGCCAACAGTGCAGCAAGTCCCATTAACCCCATGCCAATTGTATCGAGTGCAACGGCACGATCAGCATTTGAAGGACCGACGATAATACGATATAAGAGTAAAACAAGAGAAATAGAAATTCCAACTACCGATATTTTTGTTGCGATATCCAAGATTTGTTTCGAGAGTTCCAAAAGTTCATTCATCGTGTAACCTCCATTATTGCTTTTTCAAAGGAATCTTTGATTTCAGCAATCGATTCATCAATATCATCTATATCCATCGCATGTATATAAAGATGTGTATTGTCCTCCGATATAGCAATTGTTAGTGTTCCAGGAGTTAGTGTAATTAAATTTGCCAGTAAAGTAATTTCCCAATTACTTCTCAATTCTGTAGGCAATGCAAAAATGCCAGGTTCAATATCAAGCTTGGGTTTGTAGACCAATTTAATAATATCCAGGTTTGCGGTAATTAATTCTTTGATAAACAATAAAATAAGTTTAATTATTTTAAAGAATCGTTTTAAGTAAAATTCATCTGGAACAAACCGGTTAAGTAATAATAACAGGATTATTCCAAGTATAAAGCCACCAATAAAGCTAGGGAACGTATATGTTTCTTTTAAGAACATCCACATTACAGCAATGATCACATTGATAACAATCTGAAATGTCATAATCAATTACTCCTTTAATACGGCATCAATATATACCTCTGGATCGAGTAAGTACGTTGAGATACCTTCGATTGTTGGATAAAAGAACTCTGCACCGATACCCAAAATGACAGAAAAAGTTAATAAGAAAATAATTGGGCCGATTAATCCTTTTGTTGATTTTTTCTCCGTTTCATACTTTGAATTTTTCTCGCCCCAGAAACCTTTGATAAAAATTTTCATAACGGAATACAAAATTAGTAAACTGGATGCTAATGCAATGATCGTAATGGCAATTTCACCGTTAGCTAATGTCCCTTTCAACAGTAGAAGTTTTGCAATAAAACCACTAAATGGGGGAATACCAGCAAGAATGAACGCTGAAACAAATAATAACCAGCCAAGCACGGGATAGTAGTGGATGAGCCCGCCCATTTTTCGTAAATCTGATGTTCCGGCTACATATGCGACTACCCCAACTATGAGAAATAACACGGCCTTGATTATCATATCATGTACAAGGTAATAGACGGCACCACTTACGGCATCCTGTTCAAATACACCAATTCCCATGATGATAAAGCCAATAGCTGGGATGATATTATAGGCTATAATAAGTTTGACATTATTTGTTGAAAAGGCACCTAATATCCCAAATATCATTGAAAGACCTGCTATCCAGATAAACATTTGATGGGTCATATCGAGCTTGTAAATAAATATCAGTGAAAAAACACGGATGATTGAATAAATCCCAACTTTCGTCAAAAGCGCCCCAAATAAAGCTGAAATTACAGGATTTGGAACAATGTATGACTTTGGCATCCAATAGAATAATGGAAACAATGCTGCTTTTGTTGCGAAAACGAAAAAGAACAAAAGACCAATTGTTGTTAGTATTCCTTTTTGATCGACTTCCTGAACACGTTCAGCAATGTGGGCCATGTTAACTGTTCCGACAACACCATATAAAAATGCCACAGCGGTTACAAACAGCATGGAAGAGAAGAGATTAATCAGTACATACTTGATAGACTCCCGCAGCTGCACCTTGTCCCCACCTAAAACGATTAACGCATAAGAAGCCATTAATAATACCTCAAAGAATACGAACAGGTTGAATAAATCTCCGGTGAGAAAAGCTCCGGATACACCTGTTATTAAAAAGAACATAAACGAGTAAAAATAATGTTGTTCCTGTTTTAAAGTTACCGAATGTGGTGCGAAAAAAGCACATGCTACGGTGATAATGTTTGTTGTTAATACAAGAATGATGGCCAGTGGATCCGCTACTAAAATGATTCCGTATGGCGCTGGCCAGTTACCTGTCTCTAATATTATCGGACCATGATTAATAACCTGCCAGGCTATGTATGCAACAACCAATAAACTGGAAATAGAAAAAATCTTTGTTAATGCACGTAATAGTTTTACTTTTGTTGGAAAAAAGGCTAGGATTATTCCAGCGAATAATGGAATGATTATTGGCAATACTGCTAAATTACTCATTTTTGTTACCCCTTAATTGATCCATGTTATCTGTTCCGTTATCATTTGCAGCCCTGTAGGCTAATACTAATAAAAGGCTTGTAATACCAAAGCTAATTACAATCGATGTCAGAATTAAGGCTTGTGGCAGTGGGTCTG
This Virgibacillus phasianinus DNA region includes the following protein-coding sequences:
- the mtnN gene encoding 5'-methylthioadenosine/S-adenosylhomocysteine nucleosidase — its product is MTIGIIGAMDEEVALLIENMTNKKEQTVANCLFVSGVIAGKDVVLLKSGIGKVNAAMATTILHERFNPDYVINTGSAGGFDENLEIGDIVVSSQVVHHDVDVTAFDYAYGQVPGMPAMFAADSQLAALATNAVKSLAISSKEGIIATADTFMANPGHVKRIKEKFPAMIAAEMEAAAVAQVCHQYNKPFVVIRALSDIAGKESTVSFDAFIDTAAKNAATLIIKMIKEL
- the sigK gene encoding RNA polymerase sporulation sigma factor SigK, with amino-acid sequence MSSILSVLALLIKETLFFVSYVKNHAFPQPLPPDEEAKYIKEMQNGDENARNKLIEHNLRLVAHIVKKFENTGEDMEDLISIGTIGLIKGIESFSPDKGTKLATYAARCIENEILMHLRALKKVKKDVSLHDPIGQDKEGNEISLIDILEAESEDVIEYIQLHMELDKMKKYFSILDEREREVIIFRYGLNNYQEMTQREIAKKLNISRSYVSRIEKRALMKVFHEYFKQENPKRRKG
- the mnhG gene encoding monovalent cation/H(+) antiporter subunit G — translated: MIETWSRIILFFLTSFFILSGTFFLLSSAIGIVRFPDIYTRLHAATKASTLGIAGILIGAFLFLYASESIVSGKLLLAIVFTLLTAPVSGHMISRAAHRNGVKPVIYERTDELEETIKKRKKQNNGET
- a CDS encoding Na(+)/H(+) antiporter subunit F1, whose protein sequence is MNELLELSKQILDIATKISVVGISISLVLLLYRIIVGPSNADRAVALDTIGMGLMGLAALLAIVLASTNFNDVILLIGILLFIGTLAIAKFLEKGVIIDRDME
- a CDS encoding Na+/H+ antiporter subunit E translates to MTFQIVINVIIAVMWMFLKETYTFPSFIGGFILGIILLLLLNRFVPDEFYLKRFFKIIKLILLFIKELITANLDIIKLVYKPKLDIEPGIFALPTELRSNWEITLLANLITLTPGTLTIAISEDNTHLYIHAMDIDDIDESIAEIKDSFEKAIMEVTR
- a CDS encoding Na+/H+ antiporter subunit D, with the translated sequence MSNLAVLPIIIPLFAGIILAFFPTKVKLLRALTKIFSISSLLVVAYIAWQVINHGPIILETGNWPAPYGIILVADPLAIILVLTTNIITVACAFFAPHSVTLKQEQHYFYSFMFFLITGVSGAFLTGDLFNLFVFFEVLLMASYALIVLGGDKVQLRESIKYVLINLFSSMLFVTAVAFLYGVVGTVNMAHIAERVQEVDQKGILTTIGLLFFFVFATKAALFPLFYWMPKSYIVPNPVISALFGALLTKVGIYSIIRVFSLIFIYKLDMTHQMFIWIAGLSMIFGILGAFSTNNVKLIIAYNIIPAIGFIIMGIGVFEQDAVSGAVYYLVHDMIIKAVLFLIVGVVAYVAGTSDLRKMGGLIHYYPVLGWLLFVSAFILAGIPPFSGFIAKLLLLKGTLANGEIAITIIALASSLLILYSVMKIFIKGFWGEKNSKYETEKKSTKGLIGPIIFLLTFSVILGIGAEFFYPTIEGISTYLLDPEVYIDAVLKE